In Fusarium verticillioides 7600 chromosome 6, whole genome shotgun sequence, the sequence ATCGAAAGCCTCAACAATATTTCCGTCCATCATGTCCGGAGAGTGGCGTGTCCTATCCTCAGAATCATCTGTAAAATTGGCTGTTGCCTCGGAATCATCCTcaatgaggatggtgtcCTGGTTGCTGGTGAATGGTTTCATACGGTCTTCGTTCAAGAGCCATTGTTCTAAGTGCTTGTATAGAACACGGACTGTGTTTGGGGGAAACGCGTTTCCAATCTGCCGTTTGATGGATGTTTTCGTACCGAGGAACTGATGCGACTTCGGAAATCCCTGCAAGCTTGCATACTCTCTGAGAGTGAGCTTTCGTGTGCCGTCAGGGTAGTAAAAATCACTTCCACCAGTGGTGACGGTCCCTGCCAGGCGCTCTGGGTCATATGGCGCTCGCGGTGGATCGAAATAATGGACATTATGAAGGtcatgaagatcatctccTGCGCGGATGCCCCTTAGCGCCTTTCCGATGCTATTGTAGGACAGCAGTCCATTGCCGCCCTCACGACTGTGTGTAGCTTGGGGGAAGGTTGGAAGTCTCTCGCCCGGTGCGGCGGCAATAATGATTAGGCGCCTCCGGTCTTGAGCAGCTCCCCACGTGCAAAGCCTTATGACTCTCCAGCGTATGGAGTATCCATGCTGTGTGAAGTCCCcgaggaagccattgaagtACTCCTCGTGCCGGTCATGCGTAAGCCCGAATGTTTGCTCCACGGTGATTATACGGGGACGCAACTTTTTGAGTAGTTGATTGCAGCCATATAAGGCAAAGATATTTGTATCATCATGTTCTGATGCATGTGTGTGTGCTGGCGAAAAGAATTGACAGGGCGGAGAAAAGTGTAGAACATCAACTCGCATATGACTCGTCTGCGGGCTGGATAGAAATTGGTCAAGCGACATCTTGAATAGTTCGGTTTCAGAAAAGTTTGCTTGGTAGGTATCCCAAACCTCGGGCGCTTTATCCAATGCATATTGGACTTTGAAACCAGCCATGAGGGCTCCTCGCGATACCCCGCCAGCACCGGAACAAGAGTCAAATATTGTGTACCGCTGACCGTGGCCTCGATCTTCCTCGCTGGGCCGCTCAGACTCCAGGTCGATGAGGTGACCGCCTGAAAAGGGGTTCCATGAGCCTCCTTTGGCGGTagttcctcgccatctgTTGCGGAGTATCTCGTTGGAAATTCTATATTCTCTCCGCGAGACTTCGCTGGGGTCAATACGAACAAGAGATTCTTCAACCTGAATGCGGCGGCTCCCTTGTCCAGCGTAACAAACCTCCAGCTTCTAGCGGCAGGTTAAGTGTGTGGACTGCATATTCGGTCGGCCCCTTTCTGCAGGATATTGTGGATTGAAGACAGCCCGGTTGAAGTTGGGGTATTTGGCGTTGGTTATCAGCAGTGTGTGCATTTGTACCACTTGTGATGTACTGAtgtctgtttcttcttcgttATTCGTGTCGAAATCTCGACATATCAGCATGCAGACTTCgtttggcttctttggaagTTTTGCTAAAGCTGAACGATTTCTCAGGAACGGTGTGCCACGGATTTTGACCGCATTTGTAGACCGGCATCGAAATAGGATTTTGACCAGAATAAACTCAACAAGATATTTTCCGGAAAGAAATGAGCGTACTTCAAGAAAGGAACCGGCTTGTATAGTCCTATTCTGTAGCCTTATTGCTTTGAGTTCAAGTTCACCCTGTTCGAGGAGGCGGGCTGGGGTGTTTGAGTGGCTGCTGGTATCCTCATCTCCAATTGTGCAAGATGAGAGACGCCTTCGACGACCAAAAGTCCCACGGTATTCTTCAGAAAGAAATAAAACGGTATCCGTCTCTTGTTGCGCCTCAAGGTCGATTCTTTCGATAGACATGATTGAGAATCGGCCTGAGCCTAGCGATCAAAAGAAATGTCTACGTTGTTGCGTTAGTTCACTGTGATTCACAatatgagaaagaaaagattATTATTGCATACCGCGAGCAAACGAGGCAGTTGTTGCCTTGGACTAGTGAATAGAAAGTGAAATGCGATGGTTGGTTGAAGGAGAGAGCCAGAGAAGCATTTTATTGTATCAGAAGCGGTTAGGTCCTCAAGTTGAGTTGAATTCCTTGGTATCTGGGGCAACATATATCTTGCTCTGAGAATATTTGGTCCGTGCAACATGGCCTATGGGTCGTTTGTCTCGTCAAAGCTCTTATTCGTCTTGAAACCTTGGGATCAGTACTATTAACCAACTAAGCATTTATATTTAAACAACagtcatgttcttgagaacTGTATCATATTTTCATGATGCTTGTACTACAGCTCTATTACAATAACAGGTATATATGCTTCCTTACCATCATTTCATCAGCACTCGTAGGCACTGCCTTTTACCTGTGCTTGTATGTGTGTAGGAGCCCATCCCCTCTATCTTTCCGTTATACCACAGCGAGAGATAGCTCACCAGCGTATTATAGAATCAACGGATCTTGTTACTCGGTCTAAGCTCTCCAATCGATGTTCCAGTCCACCAGTATTCACTCTTGGGCAGTGCTCATCACATATGAACGACACGAGATCTGCTAGCTATGTTACTCAATCTGAGAGCATATAGACCACATCCATATTGGTTATCTAATGATTCAAAACAGTCTTACTAGCTATCATATATGTTCAGTAGCTTCTTAATGATGGATCCAGCGTCGAACGTATGTGTTGTAAAGATGTTATAAGGCAGTGGAAATTGAATCTGATGGATGAACCCACTGCTGTTCAGATCGAGTTCTATAAACATGGTTATATTTGAGAATGTCTTGAGAGAATATTTCGCTGGGCCATTTACTAGACTCTACTGTGTATCATTTGTCTAGATGTATTGACATTGAAATATTCTTGAATATTTCATTCCCTAAAGCTAAAGCGTCGCTAAGCCCTCATTTAGTATGATGGAAGTCCGATGAGTAACAATTTGTGATCCCTgaatgaaaaaaaaaatgaaaaAGGAGTTGTAAAAGTTGAAGCAACTTTTGAAGAACATAATAAATGTTTCTATTGTGTTCTAATGCCCCTTGAAGTTGCTATTTCAAGAGCGGCGGATGGCACAGGGTAAGTCAGGTACAGTAAAGCCACTCTGACCAGCTAGCTAGGTTTTGGTTAGGCACTAACTAAGGTACTAGTTCAGTGGATCCCGGCAGAGCGACGATTTGCAGTGTGGAGATAGTCCCCAGCGATCCTTGTGTCGACTCTTGAGGTCATTGATGCGATCAACTAGGTAGATACCTAAGGTATAAGTAATCGCAAAACTGATCAGACACTTACCAAGACCAGAACGAAAATGAGCAGGATGTTGATATAGAACATCAAGATATTGCCTGCTCTTGTGGAATGAAAAGCTATTTCCTATTTGCCGTCAAGATTTGGACAACCTTGCACCCCTGTCTGAGTCTACctacatcatctccaatcttTCGTCACTTCCACACTTCTACACCTTCTGCGCAAGTCGAGATGGCTGCTCGAACATTACGGAAACGTAAGGACGTAGGTAGAGAGGAGGTGCCCgtgaagaaaatgaagacCGGGAGGAAGACCAAGCACCAGGTGGAGGATGAGTATTTGGATGACCTACCGCGCAATCTGGGACCTGTTCGTGCTCCCAGGAAGGAAATCGAGTCGATTCCTACACCCCCGGAAAATTCGGAAGAAATGCAGGACTTGGAGGAAAGTgccaaagttgaagaggccTCACCTGTGGCCAAATCGGAGATGAAAGCTGCGAAGCAAGGTTCGACCCAGGTCACGGAGTTGGCAACCCGAAGATCCCTTCGCCCAAGGAAATCAACATCAAAATCTTCATACTTCGAATCTGATGACGAGACATCAACTAAGTCTCAAGTCAAGCTTTTGACGGATGAGGATCTCCAGGTGGCAATAGAAGCACCAGTTCGGAAAACGGTCAAAAAGACGAAGGATAACCCGTATGGACTTACTCCCGGCATGACGCCTTTTCCAGAGTGGAGTACCCCATCAGCAGAAGAATGTGAAGAGGTCTATCGTCGACTGGCAAAAATACatggagaagcaaaagcccCCGAGAAGATACCAGCGCCATCTTTGGAAGTGTCGGGTTGCGGAGAGGTACCATCTGTTCTCGATGCCTTAATTCGTACCCGCTTAAGCGCGAACACTTCCAACCGCAACTCAAGTGCAGCATTCAGGGGGCTGGTGACCACATTCGGCACTGTTGACAAAGGTATTGGGAAAGGCAGCGTTGACTGGAACAAGGTCAGAGTTGCTCCTTTGCCCACCATCGTTGAATCAATCAAGACAGGCGGCTTGGCTCAAGTCAAGGGTAAAGACATAAAGGCAATCCTGGAGTTAGTTCATGAAGAGAACACCAAACGACGAGAGGCCTTTATGCAAGAGAAAAAAGGGGGAAACTTGTCTGGTATTGCCGGAGCGGACAACAAAACTCAAGGTCAAAAAGATCTTGAAATCTTGAAGACTGACCAAGATATTCTTTCACTAGACCATATACATGGTATGGCTCCCGATGAAGCCATGCAGACACTCACTAAATTCCCTGGTATTGGCGTCAAGACAGCATCTTGCGTTATTCTCTTCTGCCTCCAACAACCCAGCTTCGCAGTCGACACCCATGTTCACCGCATCAGTGGATGGTTGAAATGGATACCCCCCAAAGCCACTCGAGATCAGACATTTAGTCATCTGGAGGTGCGCATCCCCAATCATCTGAAGTATGGATTGCACAAGCTGTTCGTTCAACACGGACGAAGTTGTATCCGCTGTAGAGCAAACACAAGCGAGGGGAGCGAAGAATGGAATAAATCAAAATGTCCTCTCGATGGGCTGATGGAGCGAACGGGGAAGAGGCAGTATGGAGGGAAAGCAggattgaagaagcagctgaaggaggaggacaGTGATTAAGTGCCTGTAGTTAGATAATTGGGGGTTGTTTTCTTTAAATAAGTTGCACCGCTTCAGCATTTCGTGCAACAAAGTACCTATGTTTCTTACACATGCACTGCATTATCCTGCCTGTGTCCTATCACAagccatctcagcaaccATCTCACCCAAATTAGACATCAGTGGCTTAGGTGCTTTACCAGCCAGCAACGAACGGCCCGCTATTTCTCATTAAACCCCCTGCAGAAAACGCGGCAACCCAAGCGCGTCAAAGCCCAGCCAGTTTCTGACCTACTAGCGTTATAACTATTTTCCTATCCTGAcctgatcttcttcttttgtaTTGCTCCGTAGGCTCATTGCCTTGCTGGAATACAAGCTCCGACAGGATATTAAGGGACTCCATATATTCTCCGCGACTCAGATTTCTATTCGCATCACCGTTTTATCTCCTAGGGTTGTCCCGCAAATGATCAGACACTTACGGAAGGGGTTGTTTGATTTTGAAGCCAGAGTGCCCCAGCAACGATCCTTCAACACAAACTTCGAATTTTCGACCGCCACGACAAACCAACCTTCAACTCGTTGCGACAACCTTGGacatatccttctcttcgTTGAATACGATCCTCGCTAGACTTGAAAATAAATTGTCGCAACCTCATGACAACCCGACCTCCCACATCACCCCCGAATCCTTTGTTTTAGCCACGATCCCAAGAGATGCGCCAACGTACCTGCGAACCCTACAATGGATCTTCATGAGCAACTCAGCCAATGGTACGAGAAGATTCAACGCTTCGATGAGGAATGTCATCTCCTGTGCCCACGCATCAACGATGAGGATAATGAAAACTACAAACTCGTGGACGACCCCGACTCATCGATTACgccagaagaaa encodes:
- a CDS encoding DNA (cytosine-5-)-methyltransferase, which codes for MSIERIDLEAQQETDTVLFLSEEYRGTFGRRRRLSSCTIGDEDTSSHSNTPARLLEQGELELKAIRLQNRTIQAGSFLEVRSFLSGKYLVEFILVKILFRCRSTNAVKIRGTPFLRNRSALAKLPKKPNEVCMLICRDFDTNNEEETDISTSQVKLEVCYAGQGSRRIQVEESLVRIDPSEVSRREYRISNEILRNRWRGTTAKGGSWNPFSGGHLIDLESERPSEEDRGHGQRYTIFDSCSGAGGVSRGALMAGFKVQYALDKAPEVWDTYQANFSETELFKMSLDQFLSSPQTSHMRVDVLHFSPPCQFFSPAHTHASEHDDTNIFALYGCNQLLKKLRPRIITVEQTFGLTHDRHEEYFNGFLGDFTQHGYSIRWRVIRLCTWGAAQDRRRLIIIAAAPGERLPTFPQATHSREGGNGLLSYNSIGKALRGIRAGDDLHDLHNVHYFDPPRAPYDPERLAGTVTTGGSDFYYPDGTRKLTLREYASLQGFPKSHQFLGTKTSIKRQIGNAFPPNTVRVLYKHLEQWLLNEDRMKPFTSNQDTILIEDDSEATANFTDDSEDRTRHSPDMMDGNIVEAFDIQQHRRGRYPWAVEDMVIDLT
- a CDS encoding amidophosphoribosyltransferase translates to MKSYFLFAVKIWTTLHPCLSLPTSSPIFRHFHTSTPSAQVEMAARTLRKRKDVGREEVPVKKMKTGRKTKHQVEDEYLDDLPRNLGPVRAPRKEIESIPTPPENSEEMQDLEESAKVEEASPVAKSEMKAAKQGSTQVTELATRRSLRPRKSTSKSSYFESDDETSTKSQVKLLTDEDLQVAIEAPVRKTVKKTKDNPYGLTPGMTPFPEWSTPSAEECEEVYRRLAKIHGEAKAPEKIPAPSLEVSGCGEVPSVLDALIRTRLSANTSNRNSSAAFRGLVTTFGTVDKGIGKGSVDWNKVRVAPLPTIVESIKTGGLAQVKGKDIKAILELVHEENTKRREAFMQEKKGGNLSGIAGADNKTQGQKDLEILKTDQDILSLDHIHGMAPDEAMQTLTKFPGIGVKTASCVILFCLQQPSFAVDTHVHRISGWLKWIPPKATRDQTFSHLEVRIPNHLKYGLHKLFVQHGRSCIRCRANTSEGSEEWNKSKCPLDGLMERTGKRQYGGKAGLKKQLKEEDSD